Proteins co-encoded in one Setaria viridis chromosome 9, Setaria_viridis_v4.0, whole genome shotgun sequence genomic window:
- the LOC117835773 gene encoding chaperone protein dnaJ 11, chloroplastic, whose protein sequence is MISPRPALSPSFLAFRPGSPAASPPPSPRLHAPPPFSASFSASASAAVTAPDHAAASSSFYDVLGLRPGASPREIKAAYRRLALAVHPDAAPHPASSSTAEDFIRVHAAYSTLSDPDKRADYDLRLLLSAGRRRAQSVTLGRSPTFPARRSRRTWETDQCW, encoded by the coding sequence ATGATCTCCCCGCGCCCCGCGCTGTCCCCGAGCTTCCTCGCCTTCCGCCCGGGCTCCccggccgcgtcgccgccgccctccccgcgcctccacgcgccgccgcccttctccgcgtccttctccgcctccgcctccgccgccgtcaccgcgcCAGACCACGCGGCTGCCAGCTCCTCCTTCTACGACGTCCTCGGCCTCCGCCCGGGCGCCAGCCCGCGCGAGATCAAGGCCGCGTACCGCCGCCTGGCGCTCGCCGTCCACCCGGACGCCGCCCCgcaccccgcctcctcctccaccgccgagGACTTCATCCGCGTCCACGCCGCCTACTCCACGCTCTCCGACCCCGACAAGCGCGCCGACTacgacctccgcctcctcctctccgccgggcgccgccgcgcgcagtCGGTGACGCTCGGCCGCTCGCCCACGTTCCCGgcgcgccgctcccgccgcacCTGGGAGACTGACCAGTGCTGGTGA
- the LOC117840760 gene encoding uncharacterized protein, with the protein MGEGAKAMLAKPIQLADQVAQQAGYQCLRTDCTELRARAKKLAELLRQAARADLYERPAARVMADTERALAKAAGMAARCFQSHSRLRRFFTLNPVSGLPRTLAMLDTALEDIDWLIRISSPQADDDGDLRGLPNIAQNEPVLGMIWDNIARLHTGGLAARADSAATLASLARDNPHYAKYIIEEDGVPPLVKLLKEGTDDGQEAAAMALGLLFRDEESVEKLLHTGVCSVFAAALKEPPMRVQAAVADAIASLANHSQKCKDLFAQNYAVRHLVGHLASGTIQEHSRYSVSGNGSRNTPTPAAAMSSLDKLHSVVLAKSRSVHQGGSGSSTNEPPNQPEASNGGQQRERSNQMQSVVKSAIAAKTNVAAPPPSRPQLSSNGSSGRGSREAEDPATKAHMKAMAAKALWKLARGHVGVCTSITESRALLCFARILENGDGGAGTHLQFYSAMAIMEITRVAEHNLALRQSAFKPSSPVAKAVVEQLLRIVRKGDDDELLCPCVTALGCLSRTFTASETRVIGPLVQLLDDREIPVMKEAVVALTKFACTENHLHVNHCKAIMDAGGARHLVQLVYLGDHLQIEALILLCYIALHVPESEELAQAGVLAVLMWASKQAHMVQDLRVEALLPNAKGRLDLFQSRASR; encoded by the coding sequence ATGGGGGAGGGGGCGAAGGCGATGCTGGCGAAGCCGATCCAGCTCGCGGACCAGGTGGCGCAGCAGGCGGGGTACCAGTGCCTCCGGACGGACTGCACGGAGCTCCGGGCGCGCGCCAAGAAGCTCGCCGAGCTCctgcggcaggcggcgcgggcAGACCTGTACGAgcgccccgccgcgcgcgtCATGGCGGACACCGAGCGGGCGCTCGCCAAGGCCGCCGGCATGGCCGCCCGCTGCTTCCAGAGCcactcccgcctccgccgcttctTCACGCTCAACCCGGTGTCGGGGCTCCCGCGCACCCTCGCCATGCTCGACACCGCGCTCGAGGACATCGACTGGCTCATCCGCATCTCGTCCCCgcaggccgacgacgacggcgacctccGGGGCCTCCCCAACATCGCCCAGAACGAGCCCGTGCTCGGCATGATCTGGGACAACATCGCGCGCCTCCACACCGGCGGGCTCGCAGCGCGGGCCGACTCCGCCGCCACGCTCGCCTCCCTCGCCCGCGATAACCCCCACTACGCCAAGTACATCATCGAGGAGGACGGCGTCCCGCCCCTCGTCAAGCTGCTCAAGGAAGGCACCGACGACGGCCAGGAGGCTGCCGCCATGGCGCTCGGCCTTCTCTTCCGCGACGAGGAGAGCGTGGAGAAGCTCCTCCACACCGGGGTGTGCTCCGTCTTCGCCGCCGCGCTCAAGGAGCCGCCGATGCGCGTGCAGGCCGCGGTCGCGGACGCCATCGCGTCGCTCGCGAACCACAGCCAGAAATGCAAGGACCTCTTCGCCCAGAACTACGCCGTCCGGCACCTCGTCGGCCACCTCGCCTCCGGAACCATCCAGGAGCACAGCAGGTACTCTGTCAGTGGGAACGGCTCTAGGAACACCcctactccggcggcggccatgtccTCGCTCGACAAGCTTCACTCCGTTGTGCTTGCCAAGTCGCGCAGCGTGCACCAAGGCGGGTCTGGTTCCTCAACAAACGAGCCGCCGAACCAGCCAGAAGCCTCGAATGGCGGCCAGCAGCGAGAAAGATCGAACCAGATGCAATCGGTGGTGAAATCCGCGATAGCGGCCAAGACAAACGTAGCCGCGCCTCCACCCAGTAGGCCTCAGCTGAGTTCGAACGGTTCGAGCGGCCGCGGATCGCGCGAGGCCGAGGACCCGGCTACCAAGGCGCACATGAAGGCTATGGCGGCGAAGGCTCTGTGGAAGCTCGCGCGAGGCCATGTCGGAGTCTGCACCAGCATTACGGAGTCTCGCGCGCTCCTCTGCTTCGCCAGGATCCTCGagaacggcgacggcggcgcgggcacgCACCTGCAGTTCTACTCCGCGATGGCGATCATGGAGATCACCCGTGTCGCCGAACACAACCTCGCGCTCCGGCAGTCCGCGTTCAAGCCCAGCTCGCCGGTGGCCAAGGCCGTCGTGGAGCAGCTCCTCCGCATCGTACGCAAGGGAGACGACGACGAACTGCTGTGCCCGTGCGTCACCGCCCTGGGCTGCTTGTCGCGCACATTCACCGCGAGCGAGACACGCGTGATCGGCCCGCTGGTGCAGCTGCTCGACGACAGGGAGATCCCGGTCATGAAGGAGGCCGTGGTGGCGCTCACCAAGTTCGCCTGCACCGAGAACCACCTGCACGTGAACCATTGCAAGGCCATCAtggacgccggcggcgcgcggcacctCGTCCAGCTCGTGTACCTCGGAGACCATCTGCAGATCGAGGCGCTCATACTGCTCTGCTACATTGCGCTGCACGTCCCAGAGAGCGAAGAGCTCGCGCAGGCCGGGGTGCTCGCCGTGCTCATGTGGGCGTCCAAGCAGGCACACATGGTGCAGGACCTGCGCGTTGAGGCACTGCTGCCGAACGCCAAGGGTCGGCTGGACCTCTTCCAGTCCAGGGCATCCAGGTGA
- the LOC140221423 gene encoding uncharacterized protein, translating into MPSSQGFTGITPKIISTGQPGALEEDLYVLHDDGFDVLRFGPEDRLVYRPMGRKAWHWESLQRPPFDNIIGSHSVVDGGRTICVSSSPDGFGTYCFHTVEREWWQGGCWVLPFVGGAEYVPEFKLWLGFFPTNPYHLCATRNLSVMEDLIAMEKPPTLHTLSDLDTPKNWSALRFKLLNLGGGRFCVAGVFEEIVGYTEDESDGFSELEAVRPEFAVLTGVELVTDSSSGDAKLEGFQIVSHKSVRYMFMEDRFKWEL; encoded by the coding sequence ATGCCCAGTAGCCAGGGTTTCACTGGAATCACGCCCAAAATCATTTCAACGGGCCAACCCGGTGCCCTGGAAGAAGACCTCTACGTCCTGCACGACGATGGCTTCGACGTCCTCAGGTTTGGCCCCGAGGACAGATTGGTTTATCGCCCCATGGGCCGCAAGGCCTGGCATTGGGAGTCTCTTCAACGGCCACCCTTCGACAACATCATCGGCTCCCACTCGGTGGTTGACGGTGGCCGCACCATCTGCGTGTCATCCTCCCCAGATGGCTTCGGCACCTACTGCTTCCACACTGTTGAACGAGAATGGTGGCAAGGTGGTTGTTGGGTGCTTCCATTCGTGGGTGGAGCTGAGTATGTTCCTGAATTCAAGCTCTGGCTGGGCTTCTTCCCCACCAATCCCTATCACCTGTGTGCGACCAGGAACCTCTCTGTCATGGAGGACCTCATTGCCATGGAGAAACCGCCGACTTTACATACCCTATCAGATCTGGACACACCCAAAAACTGGTCTGCTTTAAGGTTCAAGCTCCTCAACCTAGGCGGAGGCAGGTTTTGTGTTGCTGGTGTCTTCGAAGAAATTGTGGGATACACGGAAGACGAATCAGATGGCTTCTCGGAATTGGAGGCAGTTCGCCCTGAGTTTGCTGTGCTTACAGGTGTTGAACTAGTCACTGATAGCAGCAGTGGTGATGCTAAACTAGAAGGGTTCCAGATTGTCAGTCACAAGTCTGTCCGTTACATGTTCATGGAAGACAGGTTCAAGTGGGAGCTCTGA